One Candidatus Symbiobacter mobilis CR genomic window, CGCTCAGAACGGGCCTGCGTGCGGTGGCGGGCTGCCAAACCATTTCTCGCACTTCGAGCACGCCGGTAGGGGCAGGCAGGGGCATGCGCTGTCGCAGGGCTTCATCTTCGGCAACCATTGCATTGAGCCGTTCCAACGATTGCCGCGCCGCTTCGATGGCAGGCCAGCTTCCCATGACCTGCTTGATCGGGCTGATGGCGCGGGAGAGCAGAAAACTCGCTGCGATGACCATCCCCCCGGTGATCAACCCTTCAATCGCCAAAAAGCACGCCAGCGCCATTTGCAGCGAAGGCAGCGCGTGCGCGATATATCCCGTCGCGCCGCCAAGCAGCCCGGCGGATTCGCTGGCATTGACTTGCAGCGACAAGAACCGTTGGTGCTCCTGGTACCAGCGTTTGCGGATGGCCGACTGCATCCCCAGCGCCAGCGCGGTGTCGGACTGGCGCAGGCTTTGCGCTGCGACACGCTTGGAACGCGCGGAGGCATCGTTCGCTTCACGCAATGCGGGCGCAGTGACCCGGCGCGTAGAGTACGCAGCCAACCATTGCACGAGCGTCGCTACGAAGATGAAGATCGCCAGGTAAGGGTGGAATGCCCAGCCGATGACGATGAAAAACACGGCATACGGCGCGCTCATCAGCGCGAGTACTGCGGGGCCAGTAAGGAATTGGCGCAATTGCACGACATCGCTAAGCACTTGGTGTACGTCCACATCCTTGCGTGCGACGTAGCGGCGGAAGGAGGTGTCGAAGACCCGCGCAGCAATATCCCAGTCGATGCGCAGGGAAATGCGCACCATCATCCGTGACCGCACCCATTCCAGCCCGGACCAGAAGCCGTAGACCAGCATCACCAGCGCAGTTAGCGAAACGAGGGTGACAACACTACGGCTGCTGATGACCCGGTCGAACACGTTCCACATGAACACGATCGGGGTGATCGACAGCGCTTCGATGACGAAAGTGAGTACGGCGACGAAAACAAAAGACCGCTTGCATTGCCGCAGCAGGTCGGACACCGGGCGGGGTGCCTGCGCGTTGGCAGTGCCCAGAAAACGGTCGAGCAAGCCTGGCATAGGGCGACGGAGTGGAGAAAAAAAACGCGGAAAAAAAAGGCGACCGCCAGGGTCGCCTTGTCGTAAGCCACGAGGGCCAAGTCGGCCGGGGGAGGTTTCGTTGACCTCGTGGACTTCGTAGACCGCAGGGGCCGCAGAGGCCGGTTAGGCCTTGAGATCGAGTGGATCGTCCCCGTCTGCGCCTTGCAGGTAGTCAATACCCAGGAGCTGGATGTCGTCGAGAACGTCGGCACTGAGGGATGCGACGTCGTTGTTGCCAACATGCAGCGTGACTTCGTCGGCTTCGTCGAAGACGGGAGCTTCCGAAGCGGCAAACTTCGCAAGGACGTCTTGGATCGCAGCTTCGAGATCGTCAGTCTCCATCTCGTCGGCCACATTGCCGCCGACTTGCAGG contains:
- a CDS encoding type I secretion system permease/ATPase, which encodes MPGLLDRFLGTANAQAPRPVSDLLRQCKRSFVFVAVLTFVIEALSITPIVFMWNVFDRVISSRSVVTLVSLTALVMLVYGFWSGLEWVRSRMMVRISLRIDWDIAARVFDTSFRRYVARKDVDVHQVLSDVVQLRQFLTGPAVLALMSAPYAVFFIVIGWAFHPYLAIFIFVATLVQWLAAYSTRRVTAPALREANDASARSKRVAAQSLRQSDTALALGMQSAIRKRWYQEHQRFLSLQVNASESAGLLGGATGYIAHALPSLQMALACFLAIEGLITGGMVIAASFLLSRAISPIKQVMGSWPAIEAARQSLERLNAMVAEDEALRQRMPLPAPTGVLEVREMVWQPATARRPVLSALHWGAQPGQIVAVLGPSAAGKTSLLRLLVGIWEPTHGSVRLDGADIGAWVRNDLGTHIGYVPQDIALFEGTVADNIARLGDVDPDKVVRAAQAIGLHETILGLPQGYDTPIGESGHPITGGQKQRLAIARALYGDPVLVVFDEPNANLDDDGERALATLLAQLKERKAVVVFSSHRPKLVGLADLALVLREGQQVAFGPLKEVLDQLQHAQQGAAPALKKAPA